Sequence from the Anaerolineales bacterium genome:
CGCATACTCGGCAATCTGTCCCGCCGTAAGTGCGGCGCGAGGGATTTCGATCATCGTGCCAAACATGTAATGCACTTCGCAGCCCTGCTCTTCCATCACGGCCTTGGCTACTTCTTCCAGTGTAGCCTGCTGGACCTTCAACTCGTTCACGTGGCTGGTCAGCGGGATCATCACCTCGGGATGGACTTCGACGCCGTCCTTGGTTACCAGACAGGCCGCCTCGAAGATCGCGCGTACCTGCATCTTGGTCACACCCGGCATGTGGATCCCGAGGCGGACGCCGCGCAACCCCAACATCGGGTTGGCTTCTCGCATCGATTCGACGGCCTCCAGCATCTCCTCTTTCTTGGCCAGTTCTTTCTTGTCGCCGCCTTTGATCCTCAATTCTGTGACTTCCACGAGGAGTTCATCGTGACTTGGAAGGAATTCGTGGAGCGGTGGATCGATCAGGCGGATGATGACCGGCAGGCCGTCCATCACACGGAACAAGCCCTCGAAATCAGAACGCTGGAACGGCAGCAATTTCGTCAACGCGTCCTCGCGTTCTTTATCCGTCTTGGCCAAAATCATCTGCTGCACGAATGGCAATCGTTCCGTTTCAAAGAACATGTGCTCCGTGCGGCACAGACCGATACCCTGCGCGCCATAATCCCGAGCGCGTTGTGCGTCTCGTGGATAGTCCGAGTTGGCATAAACGCCAAGCCGACGAATGTCGTCCGCCCAGGAGAGCAGCTTGATCAGATAGGGATCATTGATGTCAGGAACGACGGTATCCAGCTGGCCGAGGTACACCTCACCGAGCGTACCGTCGATCGATACCCAATCACCTTCTTTAATTACCTTTCCATCGACGGTCATCTGCCGTTCAAAAAGGTCGAGCTCCAATGCCGAACAGCCAACGACTGCCGGCTTGCCGAATTGGCGTGCGACCAGCGCAGCGTGGCTCGTGCGGCCGCCTCGGCTGGTGAGGATGCCGTTCGCCGCCAACATGCCGTGTACGTCATCGGGCTTGGTTTCGGGGCGCACCATGATGACTTCGAGGCCGTCTTCCTTGGCCCACTTTTCTGCCGTGTCGGCGTCGAAAGCAATCTGCCCTACTGCTGCACCGGGGGAGACATTCAAGCCCTCGGCGATTTTCTTCCCGGCTGCGGCGGCTGCTTTTTTAGCCTTGGGGTCGAACTGGGGGTGAAGGAAGAAGTCCACCTGATCGGGCGAAATGCGTTTCACCGCTTCTTCCTTGGAGATCAACCCTTCGTCCGTCAGATCTACGGCGATGCGAACTGCAGCCTGTGCGGTACGCTTACTGTCGCGCGTCTGCAGCATCCACAACTTGCCGTGCTCGATGGTGAATTCGACGTCCTGCACCTCATGGTAATGATTTTCGAGGTTCTGGAGGATGTCTTCGAATTGTTCGTAAATCTTGGGCATCTTCTTCTTCAGCTCTTCGATCTCGAGTGTCTGGCGGATACCCGCAACCACGTCTTCTCCCTGGGCATTGATGAGGAAGTCGCCTTCGACGTCTTTCGTCCCCACGGTGATGTTGCGCGTCGTGGCC
This genomic interval carries:
- the ppdK gene encoding pyruvate, phosphate dikinase, with the protein product MAKKWVFMFDEVDQAEKKAGSWEGVRALLGGKGANLGDMTRIGAPVPPGFTVTTEACNAYLKAGNKFPEGLWDQVLEAMKEVEKKTGKKFGDPKNPLLVSSRSGAKFSMPGMMDTVLNIGLNDETAAGMIELTKDPRFVYDSYRRLVQMFGTVVMGVSDEPFEEVITEYRKKRGVETDAELSAEDWKEITEKFKKIVKENTGKEFPTDPYEQLRMATEAVFASWNGKRAVDYRNGAGISHDLGTGVNIQTMVFGNMGDDSGTGVATTRNITVGTKDVEGDFLINAQGEDVVAGIRQTLEIEELKKKMPKIYEQFEDILQNLENHYHEVQDVEFTIEHGKLWMLQTRDSKRTAQAAVRIAVDLTDEGLISKEEAVKRISPDQVDFFLHPQFDPKAKKAAAAAGKKIAEGLNVSPGAAVGQIAFDADTAEKWAKEDGLEVIMVRPETKPDDVHGMLAANGILTSRGGRTSHAALVARQFGKPAVVGCSALELDLFERQMTVDGKVIKEGDWVSIDGTLGEVYLGQLDTVVPDINDPYLIKLLSWADDIRRLGVYANSDYPRDAQRARDYGAQGIGLCRTEHMFFETERLPFVQQMILAKTDKEREDALTKLLPFQRSDFEGLFRVMDGLPVIIRLIDPPLHEFLPSHDELLVEVTELRIKGGDKKELAKKEEMLEAVESMREANPMLGLRGVRLGIHMPGVTKMQVRAIFEAACLVTKDGVEVHPEVMIPLTSHVNELKVQQATLEEVAKAVMEEQGCEVHYMFGTMIEIPRAALTAGQIAEYAQFFSFGTNDLTQTTFGISRDDAEAGFLIEYIDKGILPSNPFQTIDRDGVGRLMRIATTEGRETRPELEVGICGEHGGDPDSIRQCHEYGLNYVSCSPFRVPIARLAAAHAALEQA